The following proteins are encoded in a genomic region of Lactiplantibacillus plantarum:
- a CDS encoding CPBP family intramembrane glutamic endopeptidase: MLQKNLRFIGNLLIVSVLSVIIVNISSLPVYIYLITANWFTLLVSFSLYAVIIVFLYNIYKTTAELRQFDFRPWRTRLNKRALLLMVIGAVIIVALAFGYAKLTAVWHITESGNERALDLLLRKNPVAMTLDAVIFGPIAEELSFRGFFFSYVLSDQYLDREYQAATIVINGLLFGYLHSGNSLVPLAYYTLFGMVLGTIYLLSKHDIRVNSVTHMLANLGILWLVPS; the protein is encoded by the coding sequence ATGTTACAGAAGAATTTACGGTTTATTGGTAATTTACTAATTGTGAGTGTGTTGAGTGTCATTATTGTCAATATCAGTTCCTTACCCGTGTATATTTACTTGATTACGGCCAATTGGTTTACACTGTTAGTTAGCTTCAGTTTATATGCCGTGATTATCGTTTTCTTGTACAACATCTATAAGACGACCGCGGAATTGCGGCAATTTGATTTTCGACCGTGGCGAACGCGGCTAAATAAACGGGCCTTGCTACTCATGGTGATCGGCGCAGTCATTATCGTGGCGCTTGCTTTTGGCTATGCTAAGCTGACGGCGGTATGGCACATCACTGAATCGGGTAATGAACGTGCATTAGATTTACTGTTGCGGAAAAATCCGGTAGCGATGACACTCGATGCCGTCATTTTTGGACCAATCGCTGAGGAGCTGAGTTTCAGGGGCTTTTTCTTTAGTTACGTCTTGTCAGACCAATATCTTGACCGGGAGTACCAAGCGGCTACCATTGTTATCAATGGGCTTCTTTTCGGTTATCTGCATAGCGGAAATAGCTTGGTGCCATTAGCATATTACACGCTATTCGGCATGGTGCTGGGGACCATCTACCTATTATCTAAGCATGATATTCGTGTGAATAGCGTGACACATATGTTAGCAAATCTGGGGATACTCTGGTTGGTTCCTAGCTAA
- a CDS encoding CPBP family intramembrane glutamic endopeptidase, with translation MVHQNVKFISRLLLASLLAAIVMGLSTAPIDILTLKYNWITVAIFLVVYLFAIYLFYRIYLESVTNNHFKITKIAAKPSARQLVITVLAMVVMLILAAVQVKFVSDAVYSIAENVADLQALSQRSPILMALALGVFAPICEELIIRGNFFSYALAERFDQPRYQLVTVIVNGVLFGLLRGGFSWVQLSYYTVMGLVLAATYILSGRDIRVNSVVHVTANLGLMLMA, from the coding sequence ATGGTACATCAAAACGTCAAATTTATTAGTAGATTACTACTTGCCAGTTTATTGGCAGCAATCGTGATGGGTCTTAGTACGGCGCCCATCGATATTTTAACACTCAAGTATAACTGGATAACGGTGGCGATCTTCTTGGTCGTCTACCTGTTTGCAATTTATTTATTCTATCGAATTTATCTGGAATCAGTTACTAATAATCATTTTAAGATTACGAAAATAGCTGCTAAGCCGAGCGCGCGTCAATTAGTGATTACGGTACTGGCAATGGTGGTCATGCTGATTTTGGCAGCGGTGCAAGTTAAATTTGTTAGTGATGCTGTCTATTCAATCGCGGAGAATGTTGCTGACTTGCAAGCATTGTCTCAGCGCTCACCGATATTGATGGCGTTGGCCCTGGGTGTTTTTGCACCGATTTGTGAGGAATTAATTATTCGCGGCAATTTCTTCAGTTATGCGCTGGCGGAACGTTTTGATCAGCCACGATACCAACTAGTTACCGTTATTGTTAACGGCGTGTTGTTTGGTCTACTGCGTGGCGGTTTTAGTTGGGTGCAGTTGTCATACTATACGGTTATGGGTCTCGTACTCGCGGCAACCTACATATTATCTGGCCGGGATATTCGAGTCAACAGTGTCGTGCACGTCACAGCTAATCTGGGCCTCATGCTAATGGCATGA
- a CDS encoding CPBP family intramembrane glutamic endopeptidase, with translation MVARLIRVFGYVLAGLGLFIFIQLPVLADGYWNWWGERPQQINIGYHWVALVVLTVGVAVVLVRCYHHYFEMPVLLGPFSWSMMGLTALVAVVVVVIQMGISGLLVSPTETQNDEIMALIHSPLGLLTLVCTNIVSPVLEELLFRGIVQNTLRRYLPVLGAIILTNAVFALGHGYQLASTVGIFITGCGFSWLVLKTKQLSTAMGCHILVNWLVTLINMMWG, from the coding sequence ATGGTTGCTCGATTGATCAGGGTATTTGGTTATGTGTTAGCGGGTTTAGGGCTATTTATATTCATTCAATTACCGGTGTTAGCGGATGGCTATTGGAATTGGTGGGGTGAACGCCCGCAACAAATCAACATCGGTTATCATTGGGTAGCATTAGTCGTTTTAACCGTTGGTGTTGCGGTCGTACTAGTACGTTGCTATCACCATTATTTTGAGATGCCAGTCCTGTTAGGGCCTTTTTCTTGGTCAATGATGGGGCTGACTGCTTTAGTGGCAGTGGTGGTCGTGGTGATTCAAATGGGGATAAGTGGTCTGCTAGTCAGTCCAACTGAAACACAAAATGATGAAATCATGGCACTGATCCACAGTCCATTGGGGTTATTAACATTAGTGTGCACAAACATCGTTAGCCCCGTACTCGAAGAATTACTTTTCCGTGGAATTGTTCAAAATACGCTGCGACGATACTTGCCAGTATTGGGCGCGATTATACTGACAAACGCAGTATTCGCACTCGGCCATGGTTATCAGTTAGCCAGTACGGTGGGCATCTTCATTACAGGGTGCGGTTTTTCATGGTTAGTACTCAAAACAAAACAACTGAGTACCGCAATGGGATGTCATATACTGGTGAACTGGCTGGTCACACTTATTAACATGATGTGGGGATAA
- a CDS encoding CPBP family intramembrane glutamic endopeptidase: MPWKLGGYIGFIGIQHELGNYQVATLKSRVNIAQLGTVIIAMLTMVVLIIVDLKLGAMLNIPETSNSRSLAWMLGEAPLPMIVSVVIFSPICEELIFRGIFFSYALTNQYNHRNYQMIAVVINSLIFASVHVDANWEPWIYYTLMGSILGTTYLLAKRDIRMNILVHMGTNLAVFALAAMS; the protein is encoded by the coding sequence ATGCCTTGGAAGCTTGGGGGCTATATTGGCTTTATCGGCATACAGCACGAGTTAGGCAATTACCAAGTCGCGACGTTGAAGTCCCGGGTGAACATTGCACAATTAGGGACTGTGATTATTGCGATGCTGACAATGGTCGTGCTCATTATTGTTGATCTTAAATTGGGCGCGATGCTAAATATTCCCGAGACCAGCAATTCCAGGTCGTTGGCATGGATGCTCGGTGAAGCACCGCTTCCCATGATTGTTTCGGTCGTGATATTTTCCCCCATCTGTGAGGAATTGATTTTTCGCGGTATCTTTTTCAGCTACGCGTTAACGAATCAGTATAATCACCGTAATTATCAGATGATTGCGGTTGTTATTAATAGCTTAATATTTGCAAGTGTCCATGTTGATGCAAATTGGGAGCCGTGGATTTATTATACGTTAATGGGGAGCATCTTGGGGACAACTTATTTGTTGGCTAAGCGCGATATTAGAATGAATATTCTGGTGCACATGGGGACTAATTTGGCAGTTTTCGCGTTGGCGGCTATGAGTTAA
- a CDS encoding HlyD family secretion protein translates to MRKDLLESGEFYGIRFQNFSTLLIIPVTLLLIGTILFSLVAKREIVINGTGTVQPTGTVPVIQATVNSAIKKNYLVEGARVKKGQKLLVYTNVFNRNKLREDNVSKRQLQRQVTALDHFKDGINTDSDVFPTTDEFGYRELLQSYLKQRQIYLTENQMLAAKSSAASTKKATLTKTAQQVVSNTKTNLDAYQALYNAVANGSKYANSAKYGSVFNEYVAKSKEANNANDKKEVKSATLADIQQQIDTLQDSLSSAKVQLEELQDFDDTKYSVETNNTKLAMLKNDQLSEVAEKRMKAEQDLRTVKADIDSLTTQSKSYTIKATKAGVLHVADNYRGAKYVSSGAEIAKILPIIKQQRRVNVKLYISTADISSVKVKQAIRFKVTRNVPKPIILDGVVTKIGVSPVEESKATFYEVTAAVPITADQAQLLRYGMIGQTAIITGKVTWFDYYKDKVLDNN, encoded by the coding sequence ATGAGAAAAGACCTGCTCGAAAGTGGCGAGTTTTACGGGATTCGGTTTCAAAATTTTTCAACATTACTAATTATTCCAGTGACGCTATTGTTAATTGGTACGATTCTGTTTTCACTCGTAGCGAAGCGCGAGATTGTTATTAATGGTACCGGAACTGTTCAACCGACCGGAACGGTTCCGGTGATTCAAGCGACTGTCAATAGTGCCATCAAAAAGAATTATTTAGTTGAAGGTGCGCGAGTGAAGAAGGGTCAAAAGCTATTAGTTTATACTAACGTTTTTAATCGCAATAAATTACGCGAAGATAATGTCAGCAAACGGCAATTGCAACGCCAAGTAACAGCCTTGGATCATTTTAAAGATGGCATCAATACTGACAGTGATGTTTTTCCAACGACCGATGAATTTGGGTACCGAGAACTATTGCAAAGTTATTTAAAACAGCGTCAAATCTATTTAACAGAGAATCAAATGTTGGCAGCGAAATCGAGCGCTGCTAGTACTAAGAAAGCCACGCTAACGAAGACCGCGCAACAAGTGGTATCAAATACTAAGACCAATCTGGATGCTTATCAAGCCTTATACAATGCGGTGGCTAATGGTAGCAAGTATGCCAATAGTGCCAAGTATGGGTCTGTTTTTAATGAGTATGTCGCTAAGTCAAAGGAGGCCAACAACGCAAACGATAAAAAAGAAGTTAAATCTGCAACGTTAGCAGACATTCAACAGCAGATAGATACGCTTCAGGATTCGTTGTCCTCAGCTAAAGTGCAGTTAGAAGAATTACAAGACTTTGATGATACGAAGTACAGTGTTGAGACTAACAATACCAAATTAGCCATGTTAAAGAACGATCAGTTAAGCGAAGTCGCTGAGAAACGAATGAAAGCCGAGCAAGATTTACGGACCGTGAAAGCAGATATTGATAGCTTAACGACACAATCAAAATCTTACACGATCAAGGCAACCAAAGCCGGCGTCCTACACGTTGCAGACAATTACCGTGGTGCAAAGTACGTTAGTTCAGGAGCTGAAATCGCTAAAATTTTACCGATAATCAAGCAACAACGGCGAGTGAACGTTAAGCTATATATTTCGACGGCAGATATTTCTTCCGTTAAAGTCAAACAAGCCATTAGATTCAAAGTCACGCGGAACGTACCGAAGCCAATTATTTTGGACGGTGTGGTCACAAAGATTGGGGTCTCACCAGTCGAGGAGAGTAAAGCGACTTTTTATGAAGTGACAGCGGCCGTTCCGATTACAGCCGATCAGGCACAGTTACTACGCTACGGGATGATTGGGCAAACGGCGATTATTACGGGCAAGGTGACTTGGTTTGATTATTATAAAGATAAGGTGCTGGATAATAATTGA
- a CDS encoding peptide cleavage/export ABC transporter gives MHWRNYVAQVDEMDCGVAALAMILKNYGSTTSLAYLRNIAKTSLEGTTALGLVKTAEKLGFETKAIQADMSLFEVQDLPLPFIVHVTKNGDLQHFYVVVKTSKTHVVIADPDPTVAVISMSKERFESEWSGVALFFAPKSEYKPVKQDKGSLWGFIPSLLKQRRLVINIVLAAVLITIISICGSYFLQAVIDTYIPNNMHSTLAVVAIGLIVFYTFQAIFTYAQNFLLAVLGQRLSIEIILGYIRHVFELPMSFFATRRTGEIVSRFTDASKIIDALASTIVSLFLDVSIVIIMGAILVIQNMTLFWITLLSLPIYAVVILAFNKSFERLNQKEMESNAILSSAIIEDLHGIETVKALNGETERYQKIDSEFVDYLRKSLAYLKADTLQQALKLFIQLVLEVVVLWVGANLVIHNQLSVGELMTYNALLAYFVNPLQNIINLQTKLQSAKVANNRLNEVYLVASEFEASRPIHNESQLNGDIKLQGVSYRYGYGENVLDDVNLTIRQHDKVAIVGMSGSGKSTLVKLLIDFYQPNSGDVILNGFNVKNIDKHTLRTHINYIPQEPYIFSATIEENLRLGNRSGITEKDIAKACQLALIDTDINKMAMQYQTKLDENGNTLSGGQRQRLTIARALLSPAQVLIFDESTSGLDAITEKQLIDNLVAMTDKTIIFIAHRLSIAKRTNHIIVLHDGRVAEEGTHAALLNEHGYYYDLINS, from the coding sequence GCGCAAGTTGACGAGATGGACTGTGGGGTCGCAGCTTTAGCAATGATTTTGAAAAATTATGGTTCGACAACATCATTGGCCTATCTAAGAAATATTGCTAAAACGAGTTTAGAAGGGACTACGGCATTAGGATTAGTAAAAACGGCCGAAAAGTTAGGTTTTGAAACCAAAGCAATTCAAGCAGATATGAGTCTTTTCGAGGTACAAGATTTACCATTGCCATTCATTGTGCATGTTACCAAAAATGGGGATCTACAGCATTTTTATGTCGTTGTAAAAACCTCGAAAACGCATGTCGTGATTGCTGATCCGGACCCAACAGTTGCGGTTATCAGTATGTCAAAGGAACGGTTTGAAAGCGAATGGTCCGGAGTTGCCCTTTTCTTTGCACCGAAGTCGGAATATAAGCCAGTTAAGCAAGATAAGGGCTCACTATGGGGATTTATTCCAAGCTTATTAAAGCAGCGCCGACTGGTTATTAATATTGTGCTTGCTGCAGTTTTAATCACGATTATTAGTATCTGTGGGTCTTATTTCTTACAAGCGGTGATTGATACTTATATTCCCAATAATATGCACAGTACATTGGCAGTGGTGGCCATTGGTCTAATCGTTTTTTATACCTTTCAGGCTATCTTTACTTATGCCCAGAATTTTTTATTGGCGGTTTTAGGTCAACGACTTTCGATTGAAATTATTTTAGGCTATATTCGGCACGTCTTTGAATTGCCAATGAGTTTTTTTGCCACTCGGCGGACGGGGGAAATTGTTTCGAGGTTTACGGATGCCAGTAAGATTATTGATGCGTTAGCTAGCACAATTGTTTCGCTGTTTTTAGATGTCAGCATCGTTATTATTATGGGGGCAATCTTGGTAATCCAGAATATGACACTTTTTTGGATTACGTTACTCTCGTTGCCAATCTACGCGGTTGTCATCTTAGCCTTTAATAAATCCTTTGAACGATTGAATCAAAAGGAAATGGAGAGCAATGCTATTTTGAGTTCAGCCATTATTGAGGATCTTCATGGGATTGAAACTGTTAAGGCGCTGAATGGTGAGACGGAACGTTATCAGAAAATTGATTCAGAATTTGTTGATTATCTACGTAAGAGTTTAGCCTATCTTAAAGCGGATACTTTGCAACAGGCATTAAAACTGTTTATACAGTTAGTCTTAGAAGTTGTTGTTCTATGGGTGGGCGCCAATCTCGTCATTCATAATCAGTTATCAGTTGGGGAGCTCATGACATATAATGCTTTATTAGCCTATTTTGTTAATCCACTACAGAATATTATTAATTTGCAGACTAAGCTTCAAAGCGCTAAGGTCGCTAACAACCGGTTAAATGAAGTGTATTTGGTCGCTAGTGAATTTGAGGCGTCACGGCCAATTCATAATGAAAGTCAATTAAATGGTGATATTAAGTTACAAGGGGTCAGCTATCGTTATGGTTACGGTGAAAATGTCTTAGATGATGTTAATTTGACGATTCGACAACATGATAAGGTTGCAATTGTGGGGATGAGTGGCTCTGGCAAGTCCACGTTAGTTAAATTGCTTATTGATTTTTATCAACCAAATAGTGGTGATGTCATATTGAATGGCTTCAACGTTAAGAACATCGATAAGCATACATTGCGGACCCATATTAACTACATCCCGCAGGAACCATACATCTTTTCAGCGACCATTGAAGAAAATTTAAGATTAGGTAATCGCAGCGGTATTACTGAGAAAGATATTGCGAAGGCTTGCCAATTGGCGTTAATTGATACGGATATTAATAAAATGGCCATGCAATACCAAACTAAGCTAGATGAGAATGGTAATACACTATCAGGTGGTCAGCGACAACGATTAACGATTGCGAGAGCGTTATTATCACCCGCTCAAGTCTTGATATTTGATGAGTCGACGAGTGGACTGGATGCAATTACTGAAAAACAATTAATTGATAATTTAGTGGCAATGACTGACAAGACGATTATTTTTATTGCCCACCGGTTGTCGATTGCAAAGCGGACGAATCATATCATCGTTCTGCATGATGGTCGGGTCGCTGAAGAGGGGACCCATGCGGCATTGTTGAATGAACATGGTTACTATTACGACTTGATCAATAGCTGA